Proteins encoded together in one Candidatus Neomarinimicrobiota bacterium window:
- the dacB gene encoding D-alanyl-D-alanine carboxypeptidase/D-alanyl-D-alanine-endopeptidase, whose amino-acid sequence MILVKFSRCLPLTTTVLLLLASCSFQTVHHIPRITAGQKANIAKRIDAAAASVDNNLNLGVMVVSPLTGEVIYEHNADHLFIPASNVKLFTAAAALHFLGPHYRFMTKLYTNSKSENHPDSEIANLYLKGGGDPDLTDRELSEMVEQLQILGIKAIQGNIVVDNTLFDSDPWGPGWMWDEGALWYFAPIDAMNLNDNCVTVHVRPGPKEGSLPLVSIDPPTAHISIDLKATTVRANSGKNSLKVQRRWKTKENIIDITGEIPLNSYSRQFTRSVENPAIYAGTVLKELLVDGGITVGGLVWQDTVPADTVLLSYHRSEPLSESVKNFLKISDNLTGEVLVKTVGAITDSAQGTWANGLRAIKTFLIDEVGIDTLRMEYADGSGVSRYNLISPDQIVQLLLWAHDSFKIYPEFVVALPIGGADGSLEKRMMSENLQQKSRAKTGTLRGVSSLSGYLTSADNETLAFSIMMNGYTGDSDPYRELQDRIVAILTTFSRTN is encoded by the coding sequence ATGATACTCGTTAAGTTTAGTCGCTGTCTCCCTCTCACCACGACAGTATTGCTGCTTTTAGCGTCGTGTTCGTTTCAGACTGTCCATCACATACCGCGGATAACGGCGGGACAGAAAGCTAACATTGCTAAAAGAATCGATGCCGCAGCCGCCAGTGTGGACAATAATCTAAACCTCGGAGTCATGGTCGTCTCTCCCTTGACTGGCGAAGTGATATATGAACACAATGCCGATCATCTCTTCATTCCGGCAAGCAATGTCAAGCTGTTTACCGCCGCGGCCGCCCTTCACTTTCTCGGTCCCCATTACCGCTTTATGACCAAGCTGTATACCAACTCAAAGAGTGAGAATCACCCCGATTCAGAGATCGCAAATCTTTATCTTAAAGGCGGCGGCGATCCCGACCTCACTGATCGTGAACTGAGCGAGATGGTAGAGCAGCTACAAATTCTTGGTATTAAAGCAATCCAGGGAAATATCGTCGTTGATAACACACTGTTTGATTCAGATCCTTGGGGACCCGGCTGGATGTGGGATGAGGGTGCTCTATGGTATTTCGCTCCTATAGACGCCATGAATCTAAACGATAATTGTGTGACTGTTCACGTACGGCCCGGCCCGAAAGAAGGTAGTCTCCCTCTTGTAAGTATTGATCCGCCTACAGCACATATATCGATTGATCTGAAAGCGACCACTGTAAGAGCGAATAGTGGCAAGAACAGCCTCAAAGTTCAACGAAGATGGAAGACGAAAGAGAATATAATCGATATCACAGGAGAGATCCCCCTCAATAGCTATTCAAGACAGTTCACGCGCTCCGTGGAAAATCCTGCTATCTATGCCGGTACTGTTTTGAAAGAGCTGCTCGTCGACGGTGGCATAACCGTAGGCGGACTGGTGTGGCAAGATACCGTCCCCGCAGACACTGTCCTTCTATCCTATCACAGATCCGAACCACTCTCAGAGTCTGTCAAGAATTTCCTCAAGATTTCTGACAATCTCACTGGGGAGGTGCTAGTGAAGACTGTCGGCGCTATAACCGATTCAGCTCAAGGCACATGGGCAAACGGTCTGAGAGCCATCAAGACATTCCTGATTGATGAGGTCGGCATCGATACCTTACGAATGGAATACGCTGACGGTTCGGGCGTGTCGCGATACAACCTTATCAGTCCAGACCAGATTGTTCAGCTCTTGCTATGGGCCCATGATAGCTTCAAGATTTATCCTGAATTCGTGGTGGCCCTTCCCATCGGTGGTGCCGACGGATCTCTGGAGAAGCGGATGATGTCGGAAAATCTGCAGCAGAAGTCACGTGCCAAGACGGGCACGCTGAGAGGAGTCAGTTCGCTGTCAGGTTATCTCACGAGTGCCGACAACGAAACGCTGGCGTTTTCTATTATGATGAACGGGTATACGGGAGACAGTGACCCCTATCGTGAGCTCCAAGATAGGATTGTTGCCATTCTGACGACTTTTTCGCGTACCAATTGA